A genomic region of Barnesiella viscericola DSM 18177 contains the following coding sequences:
- a CDS encoding aspartate aminotransferase family protein, with translation MKLFDVYPLFDLEIVSGKGCYTYDSHGTEYLDLYGGHAVISIGHSHPYYVNRITEQAKKLVFYSNSVVNSLQQQLADKLGALSGYDDYSLFLINSGAEANENALKLASFHTGKKKVIAFAHSFHGRTSAAVKVTDNPRIVAPINDTFEVAFLPLNDMARVEQEMAGGDVCAVIIEGIQGVGGIQIPEVQFLQELREACSRHHVVLILDEVQSGYGRTGKFFAHQYAGIRPDLITVAKGMGNGFPIGGVLISPQFTPVYGMLGTTFGGNHLACAAACAVLDVMRDEHLVDNAARVGQYLIDRLREIPQIKEVRGKGLMIGLEFDQPVKELRNRLLFEQHVFTGASGTHVIRLLPPLSLSQEQADCFIGKLKTILS, from the coding sequence ATGAAACTATTCGATGTATATCCGCTGTTCGATTTGGAAATCGTATCGGGAAAAGGGTGCTACACCTACGACTCCCACGGGACCGAATACCTCGACCTGTACGGCGGCCACGCCGTCATCTCCATCGGCCATTCGCACCCCTACTACGTGAACCGAATTACCGAACAGGCTAAAAAACTCGTCTTCTACTCCAACTCGGTGGTCAACAGCCTGCAACAGCAGCTGGCCGACAAACTAGGCGCACTGTCGGGCTATGACGACTACTCGCTCTTCCTTATCAACTCGGGGGCCGAGGCCAATGAAAATGCCTTGAAACTGGCCTCGTTCCACACCGGGAAGAAGAAAGTCATCGCCTTTGCCCACTCGTTTCACGGCCGTACCTCGGCCGCGGTGAAGGTGACCGACAACCCCCGTATCGTCGCCCCCATCAACGACACCTTCGAGGTGGCCTTCCTCCCCCTCAACGACATGGCCCGGGTAGAGCAGGAGATGGCCGGCGGCGACGTCTGCGCCGTCATCATCGAGGGGATACAGGGTGTGGGCGGTATCCAGATACCCGAAGTGCAATTCCTGCAAGAGTTGCGCGAGGCATGCAGCCGTCACCACGTCGTACTCATACTCGACGAGGTACAGTCGGGCTACGGCCGCACGGGCAAGTTCTTTGCCCACCAATATGCCGGCATACGCCCCGACCTCATCACCGTAGCCAAGGGAATGGGTAACGGATTTCCCATCGGCGGCGTCCTCATCAGCCCCCAGTTCACCCCGGTCTACGGCATGCTGGGGACCACCTTCGGCGGCAACCACCTGGCCTGTGCCGCAGCCTGCGCCGTGCTCGACGTCATGCGCGACGAGCATTTGGTCGACAATGCCGCCCGCGTAGGCCAATACCTCATCGACCGACTCCGCGAGATACCTCAAATCAAGGAGGTGCGGGGCAAAGGGTTGATGATAGGCCTCGAATTTGACCAGCCCGTCAAGGAGCTGCGCAACCGGTTGCTGTTCGAACAGCACGTATTTACCGGGGCCTCGGGCACCCACGTAATCCGCCTGTTGCCCCCCCTGTCGTTATCGCAAGAACAAGCCGATTGTTTTATCGGCAAACTTAAAACCATACTCTCATGA
- the argC gene encoding N-acetyl-gamma-glutamyl-phosphate reductase, protein MIKVGIIGGAGYTAGELIRLLINHPDVEIVFVHSESNAGNRVTDVHTGLFGETDLVFTRELPFDAIDLLFFCTAHGDTRKFMETHALPDELRIIDLSADYRLDATDNDFIYGLPELNRKYIIRSKRVANPGCFATAIQLALLPLAKNLLLNSEIHVHAITGSTGAGQKPSPTSHFSWRNDNISIYKPFNHQHLAEIRQSLSKLQTSFAAPINFIPVRGNFSRGIFATLYLDCPVELELLKELYNNYYEDHNFTFLTDRMPDLKQVVNTNKCLLYLEKHEGKLLIVSVIDNLLKGASGQAVHNMNLLFGLHERVGLHLKASAF, encoded by the coding sequence ATGATTAAAGTAGGTATTATAGGAGGCGCCGGATACACCGCCGGAGAGCTGATAAGATTGTTGATCAACCACCCCGATGTCGAGATTGTCTTCGTCCACAGCGAGAGCAATGCCGGCAACCGGGTAACCGACGTGCACACGGGCCTGTTCGGCGAGACCGACCTGGTATTTACCCGCGAACTGCCCTTCGACGCCATCGACCTGCTTTTCTTCTGTACGGCACACGGCGACACCCGCAAGTTCATGGAGACTCACGCGCTGCCCGACGAGTTGCGCATCATCGACCTCTCGGCCGACTATCGGCTCGACGCCACCGACAACGACTTTATCTACGGGCTGCCCGAGCTGAACCGGAAGTATATCATTCGCTCCAAGCGGGTGGCCAACCCCGGTTGTTTCGCAACCGCCATTCAGCTGGCGCTGCTCCCTCTGGCCAAGAACCTCCTGCTCAACAGCGAGATTCACGTGCATGCCATCACCGGATCGACCGGTGCGGGGCAGAAACCGTCGCCCACCAGCCATTTCAGCTGGCGCAACGACAACATCTCCATCTACAAGCCTTTCAACCACCAGCATCTGGCCGAGATACGGCAAAGTCTCTCGAAACTGCAAACCAGTTTCGCAGCCCCCATCAACTTCATTCCCGTCAGGGGGAACTTCTCGCGGGGCATCTTTGCCACGCTCTACCTCGACTGTCCCGTCGAGCTCGAGCTGCTCAAAGAGTTGTACAACAACTACTACGAGGATCACAACTTCACCTTTCTCACCGACCGGATGCCCGACCTGAAACAGGTAGTCAACACCAACAAATGCCTCCTGTATCTCGAAAAGCACGAGGGCAAACTGCTCATCGTGTCGGTTATCGACAACCTGCTGAAAGGTGCCTCGGGACAAGCCGTACACAACATGAACCTCCTGTTCGGCCTGCACGAACGGGTGGGGTTGCATTTGAAGGCCTCGGCTTTTTAA
- the surE gene encoding 5'/3'-nucleotidase SurE, giving the protein MKKITHSHRPLILITNDDGVQAKGLQQVAEFLKPLGDIVVVAPDGPRSGQSSAITVTTPLRMKVLDEQEGFCLIRTNGTPVDCIKLSMNILFDRHPDLIVSGINHGSNSGVSVIYSGTMGAVFEGALLHIPSIGFSLCNHQPDADFNPCRDLVVDICRKALASTDWPQGIGLNVNIPKTPQLNGVKMCRAAQGYWTEEYDCRVDPHGREYYWLTGTFKNNEPDADDTDEYWLDRGYVTIVPCSTDCSAVNTLPRLSSILGL; this is encoded by the coding sequence ATGAAAAAAATAACACATTCCCACCGACCGCTTATCCTCATCACCAACGACGATGGCGTTCAAGCCAAAGGGCTGCAACAGGTAGCCGAGTTTCTGAAACCGCTGGGCGACATCGTTGTCGTGGCTCCCGACGGCCCCCGCTCGGGGCAGAGTTCGGCCATTACGGTCACCACACCCCTGCGCATGAAGGTACTCGACGAGCAGGAGGGCTTCTGCCTGATTCGCACCAACGGCACCCCGGTCGACTGCATCAAGTTGTCGATGAATATCCTCTTCGACCGTCACCCCGACCTCATTGTCTCGGGCATCAACCACGGCTCCAATTCGGGGGTGAGCGTCATCTATTCGGGCACGATGGGTGCCGTCTTCGAGGGGGCGCTGCTGCACATTCCCTCCATCGGGTTCTCGCTCTGCAACCACCAGCCCGACGCCGACTTCAACCCCTGCCGCGACCTGGTAGTCGATATCTGCCGCAAGGCGTTGGCCTCCACCGACTGGCCCCAGGGTATCGGGCTCAACGTCAACATTCCCAAGACCCCGCAACTCAACGGGGTAAAGATGTGCCGGGCCGCCCAGGGCTACTGGACCGAGGAGTATGACTGCCGGGTCGACCCTCACGGCCGCGAATACTATTGGCTCACCGGCACCTTCAAGAACAACGAGCCCGATGCCGACGATACCGACGAATACTGGCTCGACCGCGGCTACGTCACGATTGTACCCTGCTCGACCGACTGCTCGGCGGTGAACACGCTGCCCAGGTTGAGTTCGATACTGGGACTGTAA
- a CDS encoding ParA family protein, translating to MGKIIAIANQKGGVGKTTTSINLATSLAVLEKKVLLLDADPQANASSGLGIDPQQVKSSIYECLVGQSSIKESVVSTCVDGLSLVASHIDLVGAELELMNMKNRERVLAQALDKVRDDYDYILIDCSPSLGLITVNALTAADSVIIPVQAEYFALEGISKLLNTIKIIKSKLNPKLEIEGFLLTMYDSRLRLANQIYEELKSHFGSLVFNTVIQRNIRLSEAPSHGLPALLYDCESRGSVNHMELAKELITKNR from the coding sequence ATGGGTAAAATTATCGCTATCGCCAATCAAAAAGGAGGAGTCGGGAAGACAACGACTTCAATCAATCTGGCTACCTCGCTGGCTGTTTTGGAAAAGAAAGTTTTGCTCCTCGATGCCGACCCTCAGGCCAATGCATCGTCGGGGTTGGGCATAGACCCGCAGCAGGTAAAATCGTCGATTTACGAGTGCCTGGTCGGGCAGTCGTCGATTAAGGAATCGGTGGTGAGTACCTGTGTCGACGGGCTCAGTCTGGTAGCTTCGCACATCGACCTGGTAGGAGCCGAACTGGAACTGATGAATATGAAAAACCGGGAGCGGGTGTTGGCGCAGGCCTTGGACAAGGTGCGCGACGACTATGATTACATCTTGATCGACTGCTCGCCCTCGTTGGGGCTGATTACGGTCAATGCCCTCACCGCGGCCGATTCGGTGATTATCCCGGTACAGGCCGAATATTTCGCCCTGGAAGGAATCAGCAAGTTGTTGAATACGATTAAGATTATCAAGTCGAAACTGAATCCGAAGCTCGAAATCGAAGGTTTCCTGCTGACGATGTACGATTCGCGTTTGAGACTGGCCAACCAGATTTACGAAGAGCTGAAAAGCCATTTCGGCAGTCTGGTCTTCAATACGGTAATCCAGCGGAATATCCGTTTGAGCGAGGCCCCCAGCCACGGGTTGCCCGCCCTGCTCTACGACTGCGAGTCGCGGGGCAGCGTCAACCACATGGAGCTGGCCAAGGAGTTGATTACGAAGAACCGTTAA
- a CDS encoding GNAT family N-acetyltransferase, which translates to MEEIKVIVADESHIKYVDTILDTIEKAAKIRGTGIAKRSPEYVKQKMLERKAIIALDGDRFAGFCYIESWSNKQFVANSGLIVVDTYRGHGLAKRIKRKAFELSRERFPEAKIFGLTTGEAVMKINNELGYRPVAFASLTDDPAFWKGCESCVNFDILQRNNRRMCLCTGMLYDPHEHENNDNQPQK; encoded by the coding sequence ATGGAAGAAATCAAAGTCATTGTAGCCGACGAAAGCCATATCAAATACGTCGACACCATTCTCGACACCATCGAGAAAGCCGCCAAGATAAGAGGAACCGGTATTGCCAAACGGTCTCCCGAATATGTCAAACAAAAGATGCTCGAGCGCAAAGCCATCATCGCCCTCGACGGCGACCGGTTTGCCGGCTTCTGCTACATCGAGAGTTGGAGCAACAAGCAATTCGTAGCCAACTCGGGTCTCATCGTGGTCGACACCTACCGCGGACACGGCCTGGCCAAACGCATCAAACGCAAAGCCTTCGAGCTGTCGCGAGAGCGGTTCCCCGAGGCCAAAATCTTCGGACTCACCACGGGCGAAGCCGTGATGAAAATCAACAACGAGCTGGGCTACCGGCCCGTGGCATTCGCCTCGCTCACCGACGACCCGGCCTTTTGGAAAGGGTGCGAGAGTTGCGTCAACTTTGACATTCTGCAACGCAACAACCGCCGCATGTGCCTCTGCACCGGCATGCTCTACGACCCCCACGAACACGAAAACAACGACAACCAACCTCAAAAATAA
- a CDS encoding arginine repressor, producing the protein MKNKSARLQAIREIIIHSRVKSQDEILKRLHESGFDLTQATLSRDLKQLRIAKVPGSDGSYVYIMPEIGSVGKLMQEKIADNPERPASGSFISINFSGNLAVIKTRPGYAGSLAYDIDSNTPPEVLGTIAGDDTVLVILEENINHQQAMLALSPFMPDLYK; encoded by the coding sequence ATGAAAAATAAATCTGCTCGCCTACAAGCTATCCGAGAAATCATTATCCACTCGCGAGTAAAGAGCCAGGACGAGATACTGAAACGACTGCATGAGTCGGGATTCGACCTGACCCAGGCCACCCTTTCGCGCGACTTGAAACAGTTGCGCATCGCCAAGGTGCCCGGCAGCGACGGCTCCTACGTCTACATCATGCCCGAAATAGGCAGCGTAGGCAAACTGATGCAGGAGAAGATTGCCGACAACCCCGAACGACCCGCATCGGGGAGTTTCATCTCCATCAACTTCTCGGGCAACCTGGCCGTCATCAAGACCCGCCCGGGATATGCCGGCAGCCTGGCCTACGACATCGACAGCAACACACCGCCCGAAGTGCTCGGCACCATTGCCGGCGACGACACCGTGCTGGTGATTCTCGAAGAGAACATCAACCACCAACAGGCCATGCTGGCCCTCTCGCCCTTCATGCCCGATTTATATAAGTAA
- a CDS encoding lytic transglycosylase domain-containing protein produces MKKRIWFILAGLGFSLGSFAQDAELDEELYVESDTAEVVMPDSLELALTDSIDSSVVYPESMEAGLNTLLTNWYMQQYAVVDDSCLETSVNIDYPDSVYMRKLAQLPTVIEMPYNSVVRRYIDMYVQKRRALVENLLGLGTYYMPIFEEALEREGLPLELKYLPIIESALRPDATSRAGAAGLWQFMVRTGKSMGLEVNSLVDERRDPIKSSAMAARYLKDLYAIYHDWALAIASYNCGPGNVSKAIRRSGGKTDYWEIYPYLPRETRGYVPAFIAVNYVMNYYSDHNICPVLTRRPLLTDTVQVNRRLHLKQVADVLQIPLEEIRSLNPQYRRDIIPGNASRPYALILPSQQVYAYIEAQDDIFAHDAELYAQRLTVEPAGIAPGTMVYHKVRKGETLSKIARKYGVSVSKLRAWNNLGKSSYLRIGQRLAVSSKGAVKKSSGTTVAASSKSKAKASSSSSKYHTVRKGESLWTISQKYKGVSAEDIRRENNLKGNSIRPGQRLKIPAA; encoded by the coding sequence ATGAAGAAGAGGATATGGTTTATTTTGGCGGGATTGGGATTCTCGCTGGGTAGCTTTGCCCAAGATGCGGAGCTTGATGAAGAGTTGTATGTCGAGTCGGATACGGCCGAGGTCGTGATGCCCGATTCGTTGGAGCTGGCCTTGACCGACTCCATCGACAGTTCGGTGGTCTATCCCGAGAGCATGGAAGCCGGCTTGAATACGTTGCTTACCAACTGGTACATGCAGCAGTATGCCGTGGTCGACGACTCCTGTTTGGAGACCAGTGTGAATATCGACTACCCCGACTCGGTCTACATGCGCAAGCTGGCCCAACTGCCCACCGTCATCGAGATGCCCTACAACAGTGTGGTGCGGCGCTATATCGACATGTATGTGCAGAAGCGTCGGGCACTTGTCGAAAACCTGTTGGGATTGGGTACCTACTACATGCCTATCTTCGAGGAGGCTCTCGAACGCGAGGGGCTCCCGCTCGAACTCAAATACCTGCCCATCATCGAGTCGGCCCTGCGCCCCGATGCCACCTCGCGGGCCGGAGCTGCCGGATTGTGGCAATTCATGGTCCGCACCGGCAAGAGCATGGGGTTGGAGGTCAACAGCCTGGTCGACGAGCGCCGCGACCCCATCAAGTCGTCGGCCATGGCCGCCCGCTACCTCAAAGACCTCTACGCCATCTATCACGATTGGGCACTGGCCATTGCCTCGTACAATTGCGGTCCCGGTAATGTGAGCAAGGCAATCCGTCGCTCGGGCGGCAAGACCGACTATTGGGAAATCTATCCCTATCTGCCTCGCGAGACGCGAGGATATGTGCCGGCCTTCATCGCCGTCAACTATGTGATGAACTATTACAGCGACCATAACATCTGCCCCGTGCTCACACGCCGTCCGCTCCTCACCGACACGGTACAGGTAAACCGCCGGTTGCATCTGAAACAGGTGGCCGACGTGTTGCAGATTCCGCTGGAAGAGATTCGCAGTCTCAATCCTCAATACCGTCGCGACATTATCCCCGGTAACGCTTCGCGTCCCTATGCCCTCATCTTGCCCTCGCAGCAGGTCTATGCCTATATCGAGGCGCAGGACGATATTTTCGCCCACGATGCCGAACTTTATGCCCAGCGTCTCACGGTCGAGCCGGCCGGTATAGCGCCGGGTACGATGGTGTATCACAAGGTGCGCAAGGGCGAGACCCTCTCGAAGATTGCCCGCAAGTATGGGGTTTCGGTGAGCAAGTTGCGGGCCTGGAACAATCTGGGCAAGAGTTCTTATCTGCGCATCGGGCAACGTCTGGCGGTGAGCAGCAAGGGAGCCGTGAAGAAGAGCAGCGGTACGACGGTGGCCGCCTCGTCCAAGAGCAAGGCCAAGGCTTCGTCGTCATCGTCGAAATATCATACGGTGCGCAAGGGCGAGAGCCTGTGGACCATCTCCCAAAAATACAAAGGCGTTTCGGCCGAGGACATTCGGCGGGAAAACAATTTGAAAGGCAATTCCATTCGGCCGGGTCAACGGTTGAAGATACCCGCTGCCTGA
- a CDS encoding DUF5683 domain-containing protein: MGWKRASVLVWIIGWWTLLSWGAVSEPSRPVAQEERPLVADSVWSGAGAVAPDSVSVAAGDSVAALGQDSVPLMITDSLGSLMPGDSIATRTETRKRWRPSSFNPDPMRAVWLSALFPGLGQIYNRRYWKLPIVVGGYVGLFYATTWNSNMLADYQRAYLDIMDSDPTTNSYMDFFSSAYKEEDIDKDWLTSVLKQRKDYYRQYRDLCIICMIGLYAVCMIDAYVDAQLYHFDISPDLSMQWQPAIIPTGRSALPAVGLQCAITF; encoded by the coding sequence ATGGGCTGGAAGAGAGCCTCGGTGCTGGTGTGGATAATCGGGTGGTGGACCTTGTTGTCGTGGGGCGCGGTGTCCGAACCGTCGCGTCCCGTAGCTCAGGAAGAGAGGCCGCTGGTGGCGGACTCTGTGTGGAGCGGAGCAGGGGCGGTCGCACCCGATTCGGTGTCGGTGGCCGCCGGCGACAGCGTGGCTGCGCTGGGGCAAGACTCGGTGCCGCTGATGATTACCGACTCGCTGGGCTCGTTGATGCCGGGCGATTCGATAGCTACCCGTACCGAGACGCGTAAGCGGTGGCGCCCCTCGTCGTTCAACCCCGACCCCATGCGGGCCGTGTGGCTGTCGGCCCTCTTCCCGGGACTGGGGCAGATTTACAACCGGCGCTACTGGAAACTGCCTATTGTCGTGGGCGGTTATGTAGGACTCTTCTACGCCACCACGTGGAACAGCAACATGTTGGCCGATTACCAGCGGGCCTACCTCGACATCATGGACAGTGACCCCACGACCAACAGCTACATGGATTTCTTCTCCTCGGCCTACAAGGAAGAGGATATAGATAAGGATTGGCTCACCAGCGTATTGAAGCAACGCAAGGACTATTACCGGCAGTATCGCGACCTGTGTATCATCTGCATGATTGGGCTCTATGCCGTGTGCATGATCGATGCCTATGTCGATGCCCAGTTGTATCATTTCGACATCAGCCCCGATCTGTCTATGCAGTGGCAGCCGGCGATTATCCCCACGGGGCGTTCGGCCTTGCCGGCGGTGGGGTTGCAGTGTGCGATTACGTTTTAA
- a CDS encoding ParB/RepB/Spo0J family partition protein, whose translation MSAPKRSALGRGLDALISMDDIVTSGTSSIHEIELSKIVPNPDQPRREFDQEALEELAASIHELGIIQPVSLRQLAGGDYQIIAGERRYRAAQMAGLETIPAYVRTAEDETLMEMALIENIQREDLNAIEIALAFQKLIELYQLTQEKLSERVGKKRTTIANYLRLLKLPAEVQIGLRDKRIDMGHARALLSVADPALQLELYERILSDGLSVRNVEELAKTLAAGGERARKKAQKKVMMRQEYNVLKSHLSDFFQAKVQFSCDEKGKGKISIPFKNEEDLERIIGLFDKLK comes from the coding sequence ATGTCAGCACCTAAAAGAAGTGCATTGGGTAGAGGTCTGGACGCCCTGATTTCGATGGACGACATCGTGACCAGCGGAACCTCCTCGATCCATGAAATCGAACTGTCGAAGATTGTTCCCAATCCCGACCAGCCCCGTCGCGAGTTCGACCAGGAGGCTTTGGAAGAGTTGGCCGCTTCGATTCACGAACTGGGCATCATTCAGCCCGTTTCGCTCCGGCAGTTGGCCGGTGGCGATTACCAGATTATCGCCGGTGAACGCCGTTACCGGGCTGCCCAGATGGCCGGTCTCGAAACGATTCCCGCCTATGTGCGCACGGCCGAAGACGAGACCCTCATGGAGATGGCTCTCATCGAGAACATTCAGCGGGAAGACCTGAACGCCATAGAGATTGCCCTCGCTTTTCAGAAACTCATCGAGCTCTACCAGCTCACCCAGGAGAAGCTGAGCGAGCGGGTGGGCAAGAAACGGACGACCATCGCCAACTACCTGCGGTTGCTGAAACTCCCGGCCGAGGTGCAGATAGGCTTGCGCGACAAGCGCATCGACATGGGCCATGCCCGGGCGTTGCTGTCGGTGGCCGACCCCGCCTTGCAACTCGAACTCTACGAGCGCATACTCTCCGACGGGTTGAGCGTGCGCAACGTCGAGGAGTTGGCCAAGACCCTGGCGGCCGGTGGCGAACGGGCTCGCAAGAAGGCGCAGAAGAAGGTGATGATGCGGCAGGAGTACAACGTGCTCAAATCGCACCTCTCCGATTTCTTCCAGGCCAAAGTGCAGTTCAGCTGCGACGAGAAAGGAAAAGGGAAAATATCAATCCCGTTCAAGAACGAGGAGGATTTGGAACGAATTATCGGTTTGTTCGATAAATTGAAATAG
- a CDS encoding argininosuccinate synthase codes for MAKKKVVLAFSGGLDTSFCVKYLSEDCGYDVYTAIANTGGFGPEELKSIEERAYRLGAVKHATLDITQEYYRKSIKYMVFGNILRNGTYPISVSSERIFQAIAIINYAKEIGADYVAHGSTGAGNDQVRFDLTFQILAPEIGILTPTRDMTLTREYEIEYLKKHGYTADFKKMEYSINKGLWGTSIGGKETLKSNQTLPEEAYPSQMTATGSRTITLDFVKGEIAGIDGKAYDDKVAAIQALEAIASPYAIGRDMHIGDTIIGIKGRVGFEAAAPMLIIAAHKMLEKHTLTKWQQYWKDQVGTWYGMFLHEAQYLEPVMRDIEVFLDSSQKNVTGRVIVELHPYRYVLVGVESDYDLMKSDFGEYGEVNKAWSADDVKGFTKILGNQMKIFYAVQNKNKK; via the coding sequence ATGGCTAAAAAGAAAGTAGTATTGGCTTTTAGCGGAGGTCTCGACACCTCCTTTTGCGTGAAATACCTGTCGGAAGATTGCGGGTACGACGTCTATACCGCCATCGCCAACACCGGCGGTTTCGGTCCCGAAGAGTTGAAATCGATCGAAGAGCGAGCCTACCGGCTGGGTGCCGTCAAACACGCTACCCTCGACATCACCCAGGAGTATTACCGAAAGAGTATCAAATACATGGTATTCGGCAATATCCTGCGCAACGGTACCTATCCCATCTCGGTCAGTTCCGAACGCATCTTCCAGGCCATCGCCATCATCAACTACGCCAAGGAAATCGGGGCCGACTATGTGGCTCACGGCAGTACCGGGGCGGGCAACGACCAGGTGCGGTTCGACCTCACCTTCCAGATTCTGGCGCCCGAGATTGGTATCCTCACCCCTACCCGCGACATGACCCTCACCCGCGAATACGAAATCGAATACCTCAAAAAGCATGGCTACACGGCCGACTTCAAGAAGATGGAATACTCCATCAACAAAGGGCTGTGGGGTACCAGCATCGGCGGGAAGGAGACCCTCAAAAGCAACCAGACCCTGCCCGAGGAGGCCTACCCCTCGCAGATGACGGCCACCGGTAGCCGCACCATCACGCTCGACTTCGTAAAAGGCGAAATTGCCGGCATTGACGGCAAGGCCTACGACGACAAGGTGGCGGCCATACAGGCACTCGAAGCCATCGCATCGCCCTATGCCATCGGACGCGACATGCACATAGGCGACACCATCATCGGCATCAAGGGCCGCGTGGGATTCGAGGCTGCCGCCCCCATGCTCATCATCGCCGCCCACAAGATGCTCGAGAAACACACCCTCACCAAGTGGCAGCAATACTGGAAAGACCAGGTGGGCACCTGGTACGGCATGTTCCTGCACGAGGCCCAGTACCTCGAACCGGTCATGCGCGACATCGAGGTCTTCCTCGACAGCTCGCAGAAGAACGTCACCGGCCGGGTCATCGTCGAGCTGCACCCCTATCGCTATGTACTGGTAGGCGTCGAGAGCGACTACGACCTGATGAAATCGGATTTTGGCGAATACGGCGAGGTGAACAAGGCTTGGAGTGCCGACGACGTAAAGGGCTTCACCAAAATTTTGGGGAACCAGATGAAAATTTTCTATGCCGTACAAAATAAAAACAAAAAATAA
- a CDS encoding C40 family peptidase, with amino-acid sequence MMKRNLITICRYTWLVLLIGACTLSASAAKKRSTKPVPRQTAAATVDTDSVERFSTLPLSQTFVDKQIDSLIVFARKYTGTPYRRGGKGPNRFDCSGFMQYVFNHFSCELNASSASQYLQGISVKDEKIRRGDLVFFKGRNSRRSTVGHVGLVTEVYPDGRFKFIHASTSQGIREDWSTSPYYALRYMGARRIYFAQIDQSVLLDAIINLEDVDNDLPFEEDNLSE; translated from the coding sequence ATGATGAAAAGGAACTTGATTACCATTTGCAGATATACCTGGCTTGTGCTCCTGATAGGGGCTTGCACGCTATCGGCCAGCGCCGCGAAGAAGAGAAGTACGAAACCCGTTCCCCGCCAGACAGCCGCAGCAACTGTCGATACCGACTCGGTAGAACGGTTCTCGACGCTCCCGCTGTCCCAAACCTTTGTCGACAAACAAATCGACAGCCTCATCGTCTTTGCCCGAAAATATACCGGCACCCCCTACCGTCGGGGAGGGAAAGGGCCCAACCGTTTCGATTGCTCGGGATTCATGCAATATGTATTCAACCACTTTTCCTGCGAGCTCAACGCCAGCTCGGCATCGCAATATCTGCAAGGCATCTCGGTGAAAGACGAGAAGATACGCCGGGGCGACCTGGTCTTTTTCAAGGGTCGCAACAGCCGCCGCTCCACCGTGGGGCATGTGGGACTCGTGACCGAGGTCTATCCCGACGGCCGGTTCAAGTTCATACACGCCTCGACCTCACAGGGGATACGCGAGGATTGGAGCACCTCGCCCTATTATGCCTTGCGATACATGGGAGCCCGCCGCATCTATTTTGCCCAAATCGACCAGAGCGTACTGCTCGACGCCATCATCAACCTCGAAGATGTTGACAACGATCTACCTTTTGAAGAGGATAATCTGTCGGAATGA